The Paraburkholderia hospita genome includes a window with the following:
- a CDS encoding porin: MKAKWLAATIFASTGIAYGQSSVTLYGIVDSGVEYYNNSSTKGSFVGMPTLTGEVPSRWGLRGSEDLGSGFEAFFVLESGFALSNGTLGYGGRLFGRQANVGLSTPLGSVTVGRQMNMSMYALFDADVIGPSVHSMASFDTYLPNARSDNAVGYLGTFGGFKLGATYSFGRDAAGPVGPSATNCPGQVPGNILACRQYTMLAAYTGPQFGAAASYDVMRGGNGATAPLSSPGATDAHVIVDGYVSFGSGKVGMGWVRRNTSAGSHAQSDLFFLGGNYFFTPAFSADAQVVRYILRSHSDSTLMVGRLNYLLSKQTTLYTSVGYVINSEFGNAPVAAGGTVATGKNQFGVMLGVQHKF, from the coding sequence ATGAAGGCTAAGTGGCTTGCTGCAACGATTTTCGCATCGACGGGGATCGCGTATGGGCAGAGCAGTGTTACGTTGTACGGTATCGTCGACAGTGGTGTCGAGTACTACAACAACTCGTCGACAAAAGGTTCGTTCGTTGGAATGCCCACGTTGACAGGGGAGGTGCCGTCGCGGTGGGGCTTGCGAGGCTCGGAAGATCTGGGAAGCGGATTCGAGGCCTTCTTCGTTCTGGAAAGTGGCTTTGCGTTAAGCAACGGAACACTAGGATACGGAGGGAGATTGTTCGGCCGACAAGCAAACGTGGGGTTAAGCACGCCGCTTGGTTCGGTGACCGTTGGCCGACAAATGAACATGTCAATGTATGCACTTTTCGATGCCGACGTGATCGGTCCATCGGTGCATAGCATGGCTTCGTTTGACACTTATCTGCCGAATGCGAGAAGCGATAACGCCGTCGGTTATCTCGGGACCTTCGGAGGATTCAAACTGGGTGCCACCTACAGCTTCGGTCGCGATGCAGCGGGCCCGGTCGGCCCGTCTGCAACAAACTGTCCGGGGCAGGTGCCGGGCAATATCCTCGCGTGCCGACAATACACCATGCTTGCTGCATACACTGGTCCCCAGTTTGGCGCTGCTGCTTCCTACGACGTGATGCGTGGCGGCAATGGTGCGACAGCACCACTGTCCAGCCCCGGCGCTACGGACGCGCACGTCATTGTTGACGGATACGTTAGTTTTGGTTCGGGAAAGGTCGGGATGGGTTGGGTCCGGCGAAATACGTCGGCAGGCTCACATGCTCAGTCGGATCTTTTCTTTCTCGGAGGAAATTATTTTTTTACTCCGGCATTCTCAGCTGATGCGCAGGTGGTGAGGTACATCTTGCGCTCACATTCCGACTCCACGCTTATGGTCGGACGGCTGAATTACCTCCTTTCAAAGCAGACTACGCTTTATACGTCAGTCGGGTATGTGATCAATAGCGAGTTCGGTAACGCTCCCGTGGCTGCGGGTGGAACGGTCGCGACCGGGAAGAACCAGTTTGGTGTGATGCTAGGCGTTCAACACAAATTCTAG
- a CDS encoding methyl-accepting chemotaxis protein, which translates to MKSELTSNMGRRMRNLRLKTRLRLLAGLILSGVIVIGLWGAWQTRETMIEGRRSELRDIVNIVYAVVDHYHLLCVSGAMTEADAKRAALNDLRAMRYGGLGGYVVVLDMSGNVLMHPMHPDLEGRNASGLTDSSGHHVIVDMINLAAKDGEGFLSAGFMKPETREIAPKLNNVRLYKAWEWVVTTGVFVDDIEQAFTIALVRLVGVALVVCMLSLLVIGTIVRSISYQLGGEPAYAAAVVTRIAGGDLGMVVETRPGDEMSLLASMRRMQQRLVEAVEKIRLGAALISSASNEIADGNAGLSYRIGQQAASLAETADRINQLTVAVRQNADNATHANQFVCNASEMAARGEAVVGEVVGTMQGISQSSRSIVNIIDVIEGIAAQTNILALNAAVEAARAGEAGRGFAVVASEVRNLAQRCESAAKEIKSLIEASVEQIEAGSVSVGRAGGTIHEVMQVVVGLNGIVKEISVASAGQSVDIEEVNAAVTCMDATTRKNAVLVEQASAAASLLKDQAEQLEVAIAVFRLPKSSS; encoded by the coding sequence ATGAAATCTGAATTGACGTCCAACATGGGAAGGAGAATGCGAAATCTGCGGCTTAAAACTAGGTTACGGCTCCTGGCAGGCCTGATCTTGTCGGGCGTAATCGTCATCGGCTTGTGGGGAGCCTGGCAAACGCGAGAGACGATGATCGAAGGCCGCAGATCGGAGTTGCGGGACATCGTCAACATCGTTTATGCGGTGGTTGATCACTATCACCTGCTATGCGTCAGTGGCGCCATGACGGAGGCTGATGCCAAACGGGCTGCCCTCAACGATCTCCGGGCGATGCGCTATGGTGGCCTCGGCGGCTACGTGGTAGTTCTGGATATGAGTGGGAATGTGCTAATGCATCCCATGCATCCAGACCTTGAGGGCAGGAACGCTAGCGGACTTACCGATTCCAGCGGCCACCACGTGATCGTCGACATGATCAACCTCGCGGCGAAGGACGGCGAAGGCTTCCTGTCAGCCGGTTTCATGAAGCCGGAGACGAGAGAAATAGCGCCGAAGCTCAACAACGTGCGCCTGTACAAAGCCTGGGAATGGGTCGTGACTACAGGCGTCTTTGTGGACGATATCGAGCAGGCGTTCACTATCGCGCTGGTTCGGTTGGTCGGCGTAGCCCTTGTCGTTTGTATGCTTTCCTTGCTTGTGATAGGCACGATTGTTCGCAGTATTTCTTACCAGCTAGGAGGAGAACCTGCGTACGCCGCAGCGGTGGTGACTCGTATTGCCGGCGGTGATCTGGGCATGGTTGTCGAGACCCGCCCCGGCGACGAGATGAGCCTGCTGGCATCGATGCGTCGTATGCAGCAGCGCCTCGTTGAAGCAGTCGAAAAGATCCGGCTCGGTGCCGCATTGATTTCGTCGGCGTCCAATGAAATCGCGGATGGAAACGCCGGTCTGTCGTACCGCATTGGCCAGCAGGCGGCGTCTCTCGCCGAGACTGCGGACAGGATCAATCAGTTGACCGTTGCAGTCAGACAAAACGCAGATAACGCCACTCACGCCAACCAGTTTGTCTGCAACGCGTCTGAAATGGCTGCGCGCGGCGAAGCAGTGGTGGGAGAGGTTGTCGGTACGATGCAAGGAATATCGCAATCTTCTCGCAGCATTGTCAACATTATCGATGTTATAGAGGGCATCGCCGCTCAGACAAATATTCTTGCACTCAACGCGGCCGTCGAAGCTGCTCGCGCTGGCGAGGCGGGACGGGGCTTCGCAGTCGTGGCAAGTGAAGTACGAAACCTGGCACAGAGGTGCGAGTCAGCTGCGAAAGAGATCAAGTCGCTGATTGAGGCGTCGGTTGAGCAGATTGAAGCTGGCTCCGTTTCGGTAGGGCGAGCGGGCGGCACGATACACGAGGTGATGCAGGTCGTCGTTGGCCTCAATGGGATCGTCAAGGAAATCAGTGTGGCCTCAGCGGGACAGAGTGTCGACATTGAAGAAGTGAATGCTGCAGTTACGTGCATGGACGCGACGACGAGAAAGAACGCTGTTCTCGTCGAGCAGGCAAGTGCTGCGGCATCGTTGTTAAAGGATCAGGCGGAACAGCTGGAGGTGGCGATCGCGGTGTTTCGCTTGCCGAAGTCTTCGTCATGA
- a CDS encoding Rieske 2Fe-2S domain-containing protein, with protein sequence MLTIEENDLLCRVEGDAPMGKLMRRHWTPVCLIEEVSEPDGAPVQAKVFGEDLVVFRDTEGRVGVMDEYCPHRRVSLVYGRNEDCGLRCLYHGWKMDVQGNVIEMVSEPAASTMAQKTKHKAYQTREWGGMVWAYMGPQDAIPEFTPPPWAPTAETRVSIAKALLPCNWAQILEGAIDSAHSSSLHSSDFVPARVGGAEATEKNWLRPSTDKAPRLQVERTGYGFRYAAIRRPIFNANTHDYIRSTVFVAPATVLIPPNNLYNVANINVPMDDENTAFYFIAWGDPKTTPETETWRKFLCQQVGIDLDERYRPLRNHENRFWQDRTAMAAGNFTGITGFPNQDIAMWVTMGGIANRSDERLGASDLAIVEFRKRMLEALTEFEAGATPIGTAEQAIPQSVCSYQAVITKETDWRAYEARYVWGDLEQPELEANYQVKQ encoded by the coding sequence ATGCTGACGATTGAAGAGAATGATCTGCTTTGCCGGGTGGAAGGCGATGCGCCGATGGGTAAATTAATGCGGCGCCATTGGACGCCGGTGTGTTTGATCGAAGAAGTCAGCGAGCCGGATGGCGCGCCAGTACAAGCGAAGGTTTTCGGAGAGGATCTGGTTGTCTTTCGCGACACCGAGGGCCGGGTTGGTGTGATGGATGAATACTGCCCACATCGACGCGTCTCACTGGTCTACGGTCGCAACGAGGACTGCGGCCTGCGCTGCCTGTATCACGGCTGGAAGATGGATGTGCAGGGCAACGTGATCGAGATGGTCTCGGAACCTGCCGCAAGTACCATGGCGCAAAAGACGAAGCACAAGGCGTATCAGACCAGGGAGTGGGGCGGAATGGTCTGGGCCTACATGGGTCCGCAGGACGCCATTCCCGAATTCACGCCACCGCCCTGGGCGCCGACAGCTGAAACGCGCGTCAGTATTGCGAAGGCGCTGTTGCCCTGCAACTGGGCGCAGATTCTTGAGGGCGCAATCGATTCGGCGCACAGTTCCAGCCTTCATTCTTCAGACTTTGTGCCGGCCCGCGTGGGAGGCGCCGAAGCGACTGAGAAGAACTGGCTGCGACCCTCGACCGACAAGGCGCCGCGTCTTCAGGTGGAGCGCACCGGATACGGTTTTCGGTACGCGGCAATCCGTCGGCCGATTTTCAATGCGAATACGCACGACTACATTCGCTCAACTGTTTTTGTCGCGCCCGCAACGGTCCTGATCCCGCCCAACAATCTTTATAACGTTGCCAACATCAACGTGCCGATGGACGACGAGAATACCGCCTTCTATTTCATCGCGTGGGGCGACCCGAAGACCACCCCGGAAACCGAGACCTGGCGCAAGTTCCTTTGTCAGCAGGTGGGCATCGATCTCGACGAGCGTTATCGCCCGCTGCGCAATCACGAGAACCGGTTCTGGCAAGACCGCACCGCGATGGCTGCTGGTAACTTCACGGGCATCACGGGATTCCCAAACCAGGACATCGCAATGTGGGTGACGATGGGGGGCATCGCCAACCGGTCAGATGAGCGACTCGGCGCAAGCGATCTTGCCATCGTCGAATTCCGCAAGCGGATGCTTGAGGCGTTGACGGAGTTTGAAGCCGGTGCAACGCCTATTGGCACCGCTGAACAGGCGATCCCGCAGAGCGTCTGCTCCTACCAGGCGGTGATTACGAAGGAGACTGACTGGCGCGCTTACGAGGCCAGATACGTCTGGGGCGATCTTGAGCAGCCCGAGCTCGAGGCAAACTACCAGGTTAAACAGTAA
- a CDS encoding Gfo/Idh/MocA family protein → MEQRRLRIGVAGLGRAFSLMLPTFLGDPRVELVAACDPRPEARRQFEKDFDAPTYGDVSDLAIDVNVEVIYIASPHQFHASHTEVAAAHGKHVLVEKPMALSVEECDRMISACRDAGVTLIVGHCHSFDTPYLETRKLIQGGEFGSVRMIHALNFTDYLYRPRRPEELSTAEGGGAVFSQAAHQVDIVRLLAGQRATRIRATVGSWDPTRPTEGAYSAILWFETGAFASLSYNGYGHFDSDEWTGWIGEMGDPKRPDSYGSARRRLATLVSLDEEANLKAAGTYGGASYQPPTNQGGQPRQHQHFGPLVVSCEKGDLRPLPDGVVIYGDQHIEKRNIDAPSVPRAEVIDELYASVVEHIRPIHDGEWAKDTLKICVAMLESSRQGRDIELAACEHCGDLVALSKHSRSSR, encoded by the coding sequence ATGGAACAACGTCGCCTTCGTATTGGCGTAGCGGGATTGGGACGCGCATTTTCGCTGATGTTGCCGACGTTCCTGGGCGATCCGCGGGTCGAACTGGTCGCTGCCTGCGATCCCCGACCGGAAGCGAGGCGCCAGTTCGAGAAGGACTTCGACGCGCCCACGTACGGAGATGTGTCTGATCTCGCGATCGATGTCAACGTCGAAGTGATCTATATTGCCAGCCCGCATCAGTTTCATGCGAGCCACACGGAAGTAGCGGCCGCGCATGGGAAGCACGTTCTCGTTGAAAAGCCGATGGCGCTCAGCGTCGAGGAATGTGACAGGATGATCTCCGCGTGCCGCGATGCAGGGGTCACGCTTATCGTCGGTCACTGCCACAGCTTCGATACACCCTACCTTGAAACGCGCAAGCTCATCCAGGGTGGCGAATTCGGTTCGGTCAGGATGATCCATGCGCTAAATTTCACTGACTATCTGTACCGCCCTCGTCGCCCCGAAGAACTGTCGACGGCTGAAGGCGGCGGCGCTGTATTCAGCCAGGCCGCTCACCAGGTAGATATTGTTCGTCTACTCGCGGGGCAACGTGCGACTCGGATCCGGGCCACGGTAGGCAGCTGGGATCCAACGCGACCTACAGAAGGGGCATACAGTGCGATCCTGTGGTTCGAAACGGGTGCTTTCGCTTCGCTTTCCTACAACGGTTACGGTCACTTTGACTCAGACGAATGGACAGGCTGGATCGGCGAAATGGGGGATCCGAAGCGTCCCGATAGCTATGGTAGCGCTCGGCGGCGGCTCGCCACGCTCGTCTCGCTAGACGAGGAAGCGAACCTCAAGGCCGCGGGTACGTACGGTGGGGCGTCATATCAACCGCCAACGAATCAGGGAGGGCAACCGCGCCAGCATCAGCACTTCGGCCCGTTAGTCGTTTCCTGTGAAAAAGGTGATCTGCGTCCTTTGCCGGACGGCGTCGTCATTTATGGTGATCAGCACATCGAAAAGCGGAACATTGATGCGCCAAGCGTGCCGCGAGCCGAAGTGATCGACGAACTGTACGCTTCAGTGGTCGAGCACATCAGGCCGATCCACGACGGCGAATGGGCCAAAGACACGCTGAAAATATGCGTCGCCATGCTGGAGTCCAGCCGGCAAGGACGCGACATCGAGCTGGCTGCTTGCGAACACTGTGGCGACCTTGTGGCTCTTTCAAAACACTCCCGTAGCTCGCGATGA
- the nadC gene encoding carboxylating nicotinate-nucleotide diphosphorylase — MDNLTRAAVVRNVHEALAEDIGSIDWTSELVNPSTTVRAVLTVREAAVLCGRPWFDETLAHVDVNLHAQWHFEEGSVMNPGDAVCEIRGPARSLLAAERTALNFLQMLSSVATATRAFVRLVEGTKARVLDTRKTLPGLRLAQKYAVQIGGGSNHRLGLFDGILIKENHIQACGGIAMALDAAKHLNAGVPVQVEVETLDELTTALAAGAQSILLDNFDLSQMRDAATINAERAELEVSGGVSESTIRSIAETGVDRISIGSLTKNVRAVDFSLRFVGQC, encoded by the coding sequence ATGGACAACCTGACCCGCGCAGCGGTCGTACGCAACGTGCACGAGGCCCTTGCCGAAGACATTGGTAGCATCGACTGGACCTCCGAGCTGGTGAATCCGTCAACGACTGTCCGGGCAGTACTTACCGTTCGTGAGGCCGCGGTGCTATGCGGCCGTCCGTGGTTCGACGAAACACTTGCTCACGTTGACGTCAATCTCCATGCGCAGTGGCATTTCGAAGAAGGCAGCGTCATGAATCCTGGCGACGCAGTTTGCGAAATCCGTGGCCCTGCGAGGAGCCTGCTTGCGGCCGAGCGAACAGCGCTCAACTTCCTTCAGATGCTATCGTCCGTGGCCACGGCGACCCGTGCCTTCGTGCGACTGGTTGAAGGAACGAAGGCACGCGTACTTGATACGCGCAAGACACTCCCTGGCCTTCGACTTGCACAGAAGTATGCGGTTCAGATCGGCGGTGGTTCGAACCATCGGTTGGGTCTGTTTGACGGGATCCTCATCAAGGAGAATCACATCCAGGCCTGCGGGGGAATTGCGATGGCATTGGACGCCGCGAAACATCTGAACGCAGGAGTCCCGGTACAGGTTGAGGTCGAGACTCTGGATGAATTGACCACTGCACTCGCCGCAGGAGCACAATCCATTTTGCTCGATAACTTCGACCTGTCACAGATGCGCGACGCCGCAACGATCAATGCGGAACGCGCGGAACTCGAAGTATCTGGAGGCGTGTCAGAGTCGACAATTAGATCAATTGCGGAAACCGGCGTCGACAGAATCTCAATCGGGAGCCTGACAAAAAACGTCCGCGCCGTCGATTTTTCTCTACGCTTTGTAGGCCAGTGTTAG
- a CDS encoding MarR family winged helix-turn-helix transcriptional regulator, translating into MASQRTSDKTAPTTDPILRHWREAVPHDRLAHLVKDAARAMVRGLHMRLAQYEVSFGHWAFLRILWEKDGLTQKELSDEAGVMTPTTFTAVTAMEKLGYVERRQSPDNRKNTYVYLTPKGKNLKKKLVPLAEEVNEVSVRGLKETEIKVARKVLLTIIENMAKDEAESNDPARRIPSTRELGNLIATRGEEYEGS; encoded by the coding sequence ATGGCATCCCAACGGACTTCCGATAAAACGGCTCCCACCACCGACCCGATCCTTCGTCACTGGCGCGAGGCCGTTCCTCACGACCGGCTCGCCCACCTTGTCAAGGACGCGGCACGCGCAATGGTTCGAGGCCTCCACATGCGACTCGCGCAATATGAAGTTTCGTTTGGCCATTGGGCGTTTCTGCGAATCTTATGGGAAAAAGATGGCCTGACCCAGAAAGAGCTGAGTGACGAAGCGGGTGTGATGACCCCAACGACTTTCACAGCCGTAACGGCGATGGAAAAACTCGGCTATGTCGAGCGGCGGCAGTCGCCTGATAACCGGAAGAACACCTACGTCTATCTGACCCCGAAGGGAAAAAACCTGAAAAAGAAGCTCGTTCCCCTTGCTGAGGAAGTGAACGAGGTTAGCGTCAGAGGGCTGAAAGAAACAGAAATCAAGGTTGCGCGAAAGGTCTTGCTGACCATTATCGAAAACATGGCGAAAGATGAGGCGGAGTCCAATGATCCCGCGCGGCGTATCCCGTCCACCCGGGAACTCGGTAATCTGATCGCCACGCGTGGCGAAGAGTACGAAGGCAGCTAA
- a CDS encoding porin, translating to MRRIVSTSMAGGIVAFASLSAQAQSSVTLYGITDIGIEYANHIPSGKTASSAVREQSGNLAGSRWGLKGAEDLGGGYKAVFVLEGGFNLNNGTLGQGGRIFGRKAFVGVSTPYGTVTLGRQQNLLYELMYKYDALTFNPSYSAQSMDSQFVNRADNSIRYGLSAAGVTFAMLYSSGYDSTIPNGAQVPGATKVGREMSAAVLYDRGPFSIGVTYDQLQGTSIATQSNTQSRALFGASYDFGIVKALAGVRWLNTRNTSTPPSSMLYWGGLTYRVSAPLFISASVYHTQFRNPHGGPTMGVLLVDYFLSKRTELYAEGAYVNNRSFSNVGIRGTGVDVATGADQTGITVGIRHSF from the coding sequence ATGAGACGTATTGTTTCGACTTCAATGGCGGGAGGGATTGTCGCCTTTGCCAGTCTCAGCGCGCAGGCCCAGAGTTCGGTTACGCTATATGGTATTACCGATATCGGAATCGAGTATGCAAACCACATCCCTAGCGGCAAAACAGCCTCGTCGGCCGTACGGGAACAGTCTGGCAACCTTGCTGGTTCACGTTGGGGTTTGAAAGGTGCCGAGGATCTTGGAGGTGGCTATAAGGCTGTATTCGTTCTCGAAGGTGGCTTCAACCTGAACAACGGTACGCTAGGTCAGGGCGGGCGTATTTTCGGTCGGAAGGCGTTCGTCGGGGTATCAACACCTTACGGCACCGTCACATTGGGACGTCAACAAAATCTGCTGTACGAGTTGATGTACAAGTATGATGCATTGACGTTCAATCCGAGCTACTCGGCACAGAGTATGGACAGTCAGTTCGTGAACCGGGCTGACAACTCGATCCGGTATGGTCTCAGCGCGGCGGGCGTGACGTTCGCGATGCTCTACAGCAGCGGGTATGACTCGACCATCCCGAACGGAGCACAGGTACCTGGTGCGACCAAGGTCGGGCGGGAGATGAGCGCCGCCGTGCTATACGATCGCGGCCCGTTCAGCATTGGCGTCACGTACGATCAATTGCAGGGTACATCTATCGCGACGCAAAGCAATACGCAAAGCCGCGCGCTTTTCGGCGCGTCGTACGATTTTGGCATTGTGAAAGCGCTCGCTGGCGTACGATGGCTCAACACGCGTAACACCAGTACGCCGCCCAGCTCGATGCTGTATTGGGGCGGACTGACCTACCGCGTCAGCGCGCCTTTGTTCATCTCTGCCAGCGTGTACCACACACAATTCCGCAATCCACATGGTGGACCGACGATGGGGGTCTTGCTCGTCGATTACTTCCTCTCGAAGCGCACGGAACTGTATGCGGAAGGCGCCTATGTGAACAACCGCTCCTTTTCGAACGTCGGCATTCGTGGTACGGGTGTCGACGTCGCGACGGGAGCCGATCAGACGGGCATAACCGTGGGGATCCGGCACAGCTTCTAA
- a CDS encoding ABC transporter substrate-binding protein, whose protein sequence is MSKLQLSIAVGNYDRMRPLVDGDVQIDGVDPVFMLQDPEEIFFRAFRHADYDICELSLSSYSVKTAAGVSPYIAVPIFPSRAFRHTSIYVRTDRGIDSPEDLKGKLIGVPEYQLTANVWVRLILEEEYGVKPSDVTWVRGGYEDATRVEKINLKLPADVRLESAPEGQTISGLLEAGEIDAVIGPRAPSCFDRGHPQVKYLFDDPHQSASEWYRRTAIFPIMHTLGIRKELADRHPWLPGAVTKAFEKSKAIALARLSDTSATKITLPFVEDHLRAARKLMGTDFWSYGFGENERVIGRFLAQHFKEGLSSRLLEPTELFHPASLESFKI, encoded by the coding sequence ATGAGCAAACTTCAACTTTCGATCGCAGTTGGAAACTACGACCGCATGCGGCCGCTGGTCGACGGCGACGTGCAGATCGATGGTGTCGATCCCGTCTTCATGTTGCAGGATCCGGAAGAGATATTCTTCCGCGCATTCCGGCACGCAGACTACGATATCTGTGAACTGTCGCTTAGCAGTTACTCGGTAAAAACGGCAGCCGGCGTGTCGCCGTACATTGCAGTGCCCATCTTCCCTTCGCGCGCGTTTCGCCATACGTCGATCTACGTTCGGACGGATCGCGGCATTGACAGTCCCGAGGATCTGAAAGGCAAGCTGATAGGTGTTCCCGAGTATCAATTGACCGCTAACGTCTGGGTCCGGCTCATCCTCGAAGAGGAATACGGCGTCAAGCCGTCCGACGTCACTTGGGTTCGTGGTGGCTATGAGGATGCGACTCGTGTCGAGAAAATCAATCTCAAGCTGCCCGCTGACGTCCGTCTCGAAAGCGCTCCGGAAGGTCAAACAATCTCTGGATTACTGGAGGCGGGTGAAATCGATGCCGTCATCGGCCCACGCGCTCCCTCCTGTTTTGACCGGGGCCACCCTCAAGTCAAATATCTCTTCGACGATCCCCACCAAAGCGCATCTGAATGGTATCGCCGCACCGCGATTTTCCCGATCATGCACACCCTCGGTATCCGCAAGGAACTGGCTGATCGGCACCCCTGGTTGCCCGGCGCAGTGACTAAGGCCTTTGAAAAATCCAAGGCAATAGCACTCGCTCGCCTCAGCGACACGTCGGCCACCAAGATCACCCTACCATTCGTTGAAGACCATCTGCGCGCGGCCCGCAAGCTAATGGGCACAGATTTCTGGTCATATGGCTTTGGCGAGAACGAACGTGTCATCGGTCGATTTCTCGCACAACACTTCAAGGAGGGCCTATCGAGCCGGCTGCTGGAACCCACGGAACTGTTCCACCCGGCAAGCCTGGAGAGTTTCAAGATCTGA